The following are from one region of the Luteimonas sp. MC1572 genome:
- a CDS encoding glucoamylase family protein, with protein MEAHGRSLAQAHRVHEHGGSDLLLGRLRENESVLDGASTLLTGMVQDDVRVTPAGEWLLDNYYLVEEQIRTARRHLPKGYSRELPSLSAGPSAGLPRVYALAMEAIAHGDGRIDGESMTRFIAAYQSLTPLKLGELWAIPIMLRLALIENLRRVATQVMRNGEDHRLAGDWARLLNDAADKDPKNVVLVVADMARSEPPLSGSFVAGLTRGLHGRSAALAMPMGWIEQWVADGGHSIEALVHAESQQQAADQVSISNSIGSLRFLANMDWREFVEAMSVVDGTLREDPAGIYTLMDFGTRDIYRHVVEKIARLSGAPEPVVAGLVLELARSHATTSDIEAHVGYYLVDDGLARTRAAVAASVGARKPVRMRSRRIPLAVYLLPIAVLAAMSTWYLLAQAQEPVALLPSALVWLLGILGVIAFSELGIALVNWTSTRLVAPNPLPRLDYSKGIAPDARSLVVVPGMLGSEDAVDALVEGLEVRFLANRDPHLHFALLTDFLDADAAVLPGDEALLAHARRQVEGLNARYAPGRDDLFFLFHRPRVWNARERTWMGLERKRGKLAALNALLRGGTQDAFLAVVGDTAVLQGVRYVITLDTDTRLPRDAARGLVGTLAHPLNAARFDGQRHRVARGYGILQPSVGNSMGGGRSTRYARMYGSEEGIDPYSRTVSDVYQDLFGEGSFIGKGIYDVDAFEYALQGRFPENRILSHDLLEGCYARAGLVSDVRLFEEYPSRYAADVKRRHRWIRGDWQLLPWVLPWVPRAGGGLERNPLSWLSRGKLVDNLRRSLVPVAATALLVLGWALLPQPLAWTLALLGLWLLPVLVPALWDLLARPADMTPEAHLVQSAKSTTRQLQRAASTLACLPYEAGFSLDAIVRSLWRVAVSRRHLLQWNPSSEVERQLGSGIGAELRGMWFAPAFSAAVASVLWRVNPGALWTAAPLLLLWASSPLLMAWLGRPPSQRRTDLSRAQLAFLGRLARRTWAFFEVHVRAEDHWLPPDNIQEHPALVVARRTSPTNIGLSLLANLAAYDFGYLQVGGLLERTRNVLDTLDVLPRHRGHFYNWYDTATLEPLPPRYISTVDSGNLAGHLLTLRQGLLALGDAPVLAPSTFEGLADTLGAADDAHRATGIQDSAVETALLAFRAHLNAVRAQPPASPADAARALAGLCVQAQALASAWPEPPGLQHPDPWHWPTALLDACRSAQDELLHFAPWLDGPEFVEDSAEGDAAASGIPGLRALQQHVSGSPAHDRLVQERARERLDLLERLAHIAGQFSLMEYGFLYDEDRHLLTIGYNADERRIDPGHYDLLASEARLGSFVAIAQGQLPQETWFALGRLLTEVDGDVTLLSWSGSMFEYLMPQLVMPSYPDTLLDQAARRAVHAQILHGREHGVPWGISESGYNTVDARMNYQYRAFGVPGLALKRGLGQDLVVAPYASAMALMVAPEAACQNLQRLSEAGFAGRFGLYEAIDYTPSRVPRGQGHALVRSFMAHHQGMSLLSLAYLLRDQPMQKRFVADAEFQATLLLLQERVPRTGVFHPHEAEQGPRVAPAAAETRLRVFHDPDAGRSPVQLLSNGRYHGLLTSAGGGYSRLRDMAITRWREDGTRDHWGSFCYLRDVESGEFWSATHQPTCVPVEHYEAIFSDAKAEFRGRKQRYETHLEIAISAEDDIELRRLHISNRSRRERTIEVTTYAEVVLASSLSDELHPAFSNLFVQTEIVRDKQALLCTRRPRSHDEVPPWMFHLVAVHDASIGAISYETDRARFLGRGNTPRSPQAMTARGAGSGALSDTAGSVLDPIIAIRTRIVLAPEQTAIIDMVTGVGGDRAACAALIDKYRDRRLADRVFDLAWTHSQVVRRQIDASQADAQLYERLAGLMVYAHPFMRADAAVLLQNRRGQSGLWGHSISGDLPIVLLTIADAANIALVRQMVQAHAYWRLKGLNVDLVIWNEEQGGYRQHLQEQILGLVSAGPEGNVLDRPGGIFVRQSQQMSHEDRILMQSVARVVVSDRHGTLAAQVTRHEPAERSMAPLLPAGASAAHGTRPAPPQADAATAGLPPPVPLAHGEDPWPFEPVADTFLFDNGTGAFSADGREYVVLLREGEATPAPWASVMANPQLGTVVSESAPGYTWFENAHEFRLTPWHNDPVSDTGGEAFYLRDEDTGSVWSPMPLPWRGTGAYRTRHGLGYSVYEHVEDGIASELWVYVALDDAVKYSVLRLRNLSGRARRLSATGYVEWVLGDIRSRSRMHVVSELDGDSGALTARNPYNSEWGGLVAFFDVDGGVRSFTADRSEFIGRNGSLRSPAAMRRVTLSGKLGVGMDPCAAIQVPVALAPGEAFETVFRLGAGADHRAAMQLAKRIQGSGPAHDALDAVRVHWRHTLGAISVETPEPEVDTLVNGWLPYQALACRYTARSGYYQSGGAFGFRDQLQDTMATVHAAPALTREHLLLSAAHQFPQGDVMHWWHPPQGRGVRTRCSDDYLWLPLAACRYLQVTGDHTVLDERVRFVEGRLVNADEESYYDLPAISGQQQTFYEHCVLALRRGMALLGERGLPLMGSGDWNDGMNRVGDGGQGESVWLGFFLFDALAQFAGVARARGDAAFADDCVAASQRLRDNLELHAWDGEWYRRAWFDDGTPLGSAQSDECRIDAVSQSWSVLSGAAQAARTRKAMDALDRHLVRRDAGLVQLLDPPFDKTGKDPGYIRGYVPGVRENGGQYTHAAVWAAMAFAELGDSARAWELARMINPIHHALDAEAAALYKVEPYVLAADVYGVAPHTGRGGWTWYTGSAGWMYRLLVESLLGLRRSGDSIRLVPCIPADWPGYRIQYRYGESRYLIDVRQVDAEPGAAAPGLWLDGVAQDGLRFPLVDDRATHRVDVVWLRSAPPSAAPPEVPAAQ; from the coding sequence ATGGAGGCGCACGGCCGGTCGCTGGCGCAGGCGCACCGCGTGCACGAGCATGGTGGTTCCGACCTGCTGCTCGGCCGGCTGAGGGAAAACGAAAGCGTCCTCGACGGCGCCAGCACGCTGCTCACCGGCATGGTGCAGGACGACGTGCGCGTGACCCCGGCGGGCGAGTGGCTGCTCGACAACTACTACCTGGTCGAAGAGCAGATCCGCACCGCACGGCGGCACCTTCCGAAGGGCTACAGCCGCGAACTGCCCTCGCTGAGCGCGGGACCCTCCGCCGGCCTGCCGCGCGTCTACGCGCTGGCGATGGAGGCCATCGCGCATGGCGACGGTCGTATCGATGGCGAATCGATGACCCGCTTCATCGCCGCCTACCAGTCGCTCACGCCGCTCAAGCTCGGCGAGCTGTGGGCGATCCCCATCATGCTGCGGCTGGCGCTGATCGAGAACCTGCGGCGCGTCGCCACGCAGGTGATGCGCAATGGCGAGGACCACCGCCTGGCCGGCGATTGGGCGCGCCTGCTCAACGACGCCGCCGACAAGGATCCGAAGAACGTGGTGCTGGTGGTCGCCGACATGGCGCGCTCGGAGCCGCCGCTGTCGGGGTCGTTCGTGGCCGGGCTTACGCGCGGCCTGCATGGACGCAGCGCGGCGCTGGCCATGCCGATGGGCTGGATCGAACAGTGGGTGGCGGACGGCGGGCACAGCATCGAGGCGCTGGTGCACGCCGAGAGCCAGCAGCAGGCCGCCGACCAGGTGTCGATCAGCAACAGCATCGGCAGCCTCCGCTTCCTCGCCAACATGGACTGGCGCGAGTTCGTCGAGGCCATGAGCGTGGTCGACGGAACGCTGCGCGAGGATCCCGCCGGCATCTACACGCTGATGGATTTCGGCACGCGCGATATCTACCGGCACGTGGTGGAAAAGATCGCGCGGCTCAGCGGCGCGCCTGAACCGGTGGTCGCCGGCCTGGTCCTCGAGCTCGCGCGATCGCACGCCACCACGTCGGACATCGAGGCGCACGTCGGCTACTACCTGGTCGACGACGGCCTCGCCCGTACCCGGGCAGCGGTCGCCGCGTCGGTCGGCGCGCGCAAGCCGGTGCGGATGCGCTCGCGGCGCATACCGCTTGCCGTGTACCTGCTGCCGATCGCCGTGCTTGCGGCCATGTCCACCTGGTACCTGCTGGCGCAGGCGCAGGAGCCGGTCGCGCTGCTGCCGTCCGCGCTCGTCTGGCTGCTCGGGATACTGGGTGTGATCGCCTTCAGCGAGCTGGGCATCGCGTTGGTCAACTGGACGTCGACCAGGCTGGTCGCGCCCAACCCGCTGCCCCGGCTGGACTATTCCAAGGGCATTGCGCCCGATGCGCGCAGCCTGGTGGTCGTGCCGGGCATGCTCGGCAGCGAGGACGCGGTGGATGCGCTGGTCGAGGGGCTGGAAGTGCGCTTCCTGGCCAATCGCGATCCCCACCTGCACTTCGCGCTGTTGACCGATTTCCTCGACGCCGATGCGGCCGTCCTGCCCGGCGACGAAGCCCTGCTGGCGCATGCCAGGCGCCAGGTGGAAGGACTCAACGCGCGCTACGCGCCCGGGCGTGACGACCTGTTCTTCCTCTTCCACCGCCCACGCGTGTGGAATGCGCGCGAGCGCACGTGGATGGGGCTCGAGCGCAAGCGCGGCAAGCTGGCGGCGTTGAACGCCTTGCTGCGCGGCGGCACGCAGGATGCGTTCCTGGCGGTGGTGGGCGATACCGCCGTGCTGCAGGGCGTGCGTTACGTGATCACCCTGGACACCGACACGCGGCTGCCACGCGATGCCGCGCGGGGCCTGGTCGGAACCCTGGCGCACCCCTTGAACGCGGCGCGCTTCGATGGGCAGCGCCATCGCGTCGCCCGCGGCTACGGCATCCTGCAGCCGAGCGTCGGCAACAGCATGGGTGGCGGACGCAGTACGCGTTACGCGCGCATGTACGGCAGCGAGGAAGGCATCGATCCGTACTCGCGCACCGTGTCCGATGTCTACCAGGACCTGTTCGGCGAAGGCTCGTTCATCGGCAAGGGCATCTACGACGTGGACGCGTTCGAGTACGCGCTGCAGGGGCGCTTCCCGGAGAACCGCATCCTCAGCCACGACCTGCTCGAAGGCTGCTACGCGCGCGCCGGACTGGTCAGCGACGTGCGCCTGTTCGAGGAATACCCGTCGCGCTACGCGGCCGACGTCAAGCGTCGCCACCGCTGGATCCGCGGCGACTGGCAACTGCTGCCCTGGGTACTGCCCTGGGTGCCGCGGGCGGGCGGTGGGCTGGAGCGCAACCCGCTGTCCTGGCTGTCGCGCGGCAAGCTGGTCGACAACCTGCGCCGCAGCCTGGTGCCGGTGGCCGCGACCGCGCTGCTGGTGCTGGGCTGGGCGCTGCTGCCACAGCCGCTGGCGTGGACGCTGGCGCTGCTCGGCCTGTGGCTGCTGCCGGTGCTGGTGCCGGCGCTCTGGGACCTGCTGGCCCGGCCGGCCGACATGACGCCGGAGGCGCACCTGGTGCAGTCGGCAAAATCCACCACCCGCCAGCTGCAGCGCGCGGCCTCCACACTGGCCTGCCTGCCCTACGAGGCAGGCTTCAGCCTCGACGCGATCGTGCGCAGCCTGTGGCGGGTCGCGGTCAGCCGGCGTCACCTGCTGCAATGGAATCCATCCAGCGAAGTGGAGCGGCAGCTGGGCAGCGGCATCGGCGCGGAGCTGCGCGGCATGTGGTTCGCGCCGGCCTTTTCCGCCGCCGTCGCGTCCGTGCTGTGGCGGGTCAACCCGGGCGCGTTGTGGACCGCGGCGCCGCTCCTGCTGCTGTGGGCCTCGTCGCCGCTGCTGATGGCGTGGCTCGGGCGTCCGCCCAGCCAGCGGCGCACCGATCTTTCCCGCGCGCAGCTGGCGTTCCTGGGCCGGCTGGCGCGCCGTACCTGGGCGTTCTTCGAAGTCCATGTCCGCGCCGAAGACCACTGGCTGCCGCCGGACAACATCCAGGAGCACCCGGCACTCGTCGTGGCACGCCGCACGTCGCCGACCAACATCGGCCTGTCGCTGCTGGCGAACCTGGCGGCATACGATTTCGGCTACCTGCAGGTGGGCGGCCTGCTCGAGCGCACCCGCAATGTGCTGGACACGCTCGACGTGCTGCCGCGCCATCGCGGCCACTTCTACAACTGGTACGACACCGCCACGCTCGAGCCGCTGCCGCCGCGCTACATCTCGACGGTCGACAGCGGCAATCTCGCCGGACACCTGTTGACGCTGCGCCAGGGGCTGCTGGCGCTGGGCGACGCCCCGGTGCTCGCGCCTTCGACCTTCGAGGGGCTTGCCGACACCCTCGGCGCGGCGGACGACGCCCACCGCGCAACCGGCATCCAGGACAGCGCGGTGGAAACGGCGTTGCTCGCGTTCCGCGCGCACCTGAACGCGGTTCGCGCGCAGCCGCCTGCATCGCCGGCGGACGCCGCGCGCGCGCTGGCCGGACTGTGCGTGCAGGCGCAGGCGCTCGCGTCTGCCTGGCCCGAGCCGCCCGGACTGCAGCATCCCGACCCCTGGCACTGGCCGACCGCACTGCTCGACGCCTGCCGCTCCGCGCAGGATGAACTGCTGCACTTCGCGCCGTGGCTGGACGGGCCCGAGTTCGTCGAGGACAGCGCGGAAGGGGATGCAGCCGCCAGCGGCATTCCGGGCCTGCGCGCGCTGCAGCAGCATGTTTCGGGCTCGCCCGCGCACGACAGGCTGGTGCAGGAACGCGCACGCGAGCGCCTCGATCTGCTGGAACGCCTGGCGCATATCGCCGGCCAGTTCTCGCTGATGGAATACGGGTTCCTCTACGACGAAGACCGCCACCTGCTGACGATCGGCTACAACGCCGACGAGCGCCGCATCGACCCCGGCCACTACGACCTGCTCGCATCCGAGGCGCGGCTCGGCAGCTTCGTGGCGATCGCCCAGGGGCAGCTGCCGCAGGAGACGTGGTTCGCACTTGGTCGCCTGCTGACCGAGGTCGACGGCGATGTAACGCTGCTGTCCTGGAGCGGCTCGATGTTCGAGTACCTCATGCCGCAGCTGGTCATGCCCAGCTACCCGGACACGCTCCTCGACCAGGCCGCGCGGCGCGCGGTGCACGCGCAGATCCTGCACGGTCGCGAACATGGCGTGCCGTGGGGCATCTCCGAGTCCGGCTACAACACGGTCGATGCGCGGATGAACTACCAGTACCGCGCGTTCGGAGTGCCCGGCCTTGCCCTCAAGCGCGGGCTGGGCCAGGACCTGGTGGTTGCGCCCTATGCCAGCGCGATGGCGCTGATGGTGGCGCCGGAAGCGGCGTGCCAGAACCTGCAGCGGCTGTCCGAGGCCGGTTTCGCCGGACGCTTCGGGCTGTACGAAGCGATCGACTACACGCCGTCGCGCGTTCCCCGCGGACAGGGCCACGCCCTGGTGCGTTCGTTCATGGCGCATCACCAGGGGATGAGCCTGCTGTCGCTGGCTTACCTGCTGCGCGACCAGCCGATGCAGAAGCGGTTCGTCGCCGATGCCGAGTTCCAGGCCACATTGCTGCTGCTGCAGGAGCGCGTGCCGCGCACCGGCGTATTCCACCCGCACGAAGCCGAGCAGGGCCCGCGCGTGGCGCCGGCCGCCGCCGAAACGCGGCTGCGCGTCTTCCACGATCCCGATGCCGGCCGCTCGCCGGTGCAGTTGCTCTCCAACGGCCGGTACCACGGCTTGCTGACCAGCGCCGGCGGCGGCTACAGCCGCCTGCGCGACATGGCCATCACGCGCTGGCGCGAGGACGGCACCCGCGACCACTGGGGCAGCTTCTGCTACCTGCGCGACGTCGAAAGCGGCGAGTTCTGGTCGGCCACCCACCAGCCCACCTGCGTGCCGGTGGAGCACTACGAGGCGATCTTCTCCGACGCCAAGGCCGAGTTTCGAGGCCGCAAGCAGCGCTATGAAACCCACCTCGAGATCGCGATCTCGGCCGAGGACGACATCGAGCTGCGCCGGCTGCATATCAGCAACCGCTCGCGGCGGGAGCGCACGATCGAGGTGACCACCTATGCCGAGGTGGTGCTGGCGTCATCGCTCTCCGACGAACTGCATCCCGCCTTCAGCAACCTGTTCGTGCAGACCGAGATCGTGCGCGACAAGCAGGCGCTGCTGTGCACGCGCCGGCCGCGCTCGCACGACGAGGTGCCGCCGTGGATGTTCCACCTGGTCGCGGTGCACGACGCCAGCATCGGCGCGATTTCATACGAGACCGACCGCGCGCGCTTCCTCGGCCGCGGCAACACGCCGCGCAGCCCGCAGGCGATGACCGCCCGTGGTGCGGGGTCGGGGGCGTTGTCCGATACCGCCGGTTCGGTGCTGGACCCGATCATCGCGATCCGCACCCGCATCGTGCTCGCACCCGAGCAGACCGCGATCATCGACATGGTCACCGGCGTGGGCGGCGACCGCGCGGCCTGCGCGGCGCTGATCGACAAGTACCGCGACCGGCGCCTGGCCGACCGTGTGTTCGACCTGGCGTGGACGCACAGCCAGGTGGTCAGGCGCCAGATCGACGCGTCGCAGGCCGATGCGCAGCTCTACGAACGGCTGGCGGGCCTGATGGTCTACGCGCACCCGTTCATGCGCGCGGACGCCGCGGTGCTGCTGCAGAACCGGCGCGGGCAATCCGGGCTGTGGGGGCATTCCATTTCCGGCGACCTGCCGATCGTGCTGTTGACGATCGCCGATGCCGCCAACATCGCGCTGGTGCGGCAGATGGTGCAGGCGCACGCGTACTGGCGGCTGAAAGGCCTCAATGTCGACCTGGTGATCTGGAACGAGGAGCAGGGCGGCTACCGGCAGCACCTGCAGGAACAGATCCTCGGCCTGGTCTCGGCGGGCCCCGAGGGCAACGTGCTCGACCGGCCGGGCGGCATCTTCGTGCGCCAGTCGCAGCAGATGTCGCACGAGGACCGCATCCTGATGCAGTCGGTGGCGCGCGTGGTCGTCAGCGACCGCCACGGCACGCTGGCCGCGCAGGTGACCCGGCACGAGCCGGCCGAGCGCAGCATGGCGCCATTGCTGCCCGCTGGCGCATCGGCCGCGCACGGAACGCGCCCGGCGCCGCCGCAAGCCGATGCGGCGACAGCGGGATTGCCGCCCCCCGTGCCGCTGGCGCACGGCGAGGATCCGTGGCCGTTCGAGCCGGTGGCCGACACCTTCCTGTTCGACAACGGCACCGGCGCCTTCTCCGCGGACGGCCGCGAGTACGTGGTGCTGCTGCGCGAAGGCGAAGCGACGCCGGCGCCGTGGGCCAGCGTCATGGCCAATCCGCAGCTGGGCACGGTGGTCAGCGAAAGTGCGCCCGGATACACCTGGTTCGAGAACGCGCACGAGTTCCGGCTGACGCCCTGGCACAACGACCCGGTGTCCGACACCGGCGGCGAGGCCTTCTATCTGCGCGACGAGGACACCGGCAGCGTGTGGTCGCCGATGCCGTTGCCATGGCGCGGCACGGGCGCATACCGCACGCGGCACGGCCTCGGCTACAGCGTCTACGAGCACGTCGAGGACGGCATCGCCAGCGAGCTGTGGGTCTATGTAGCGCTCGACGACGCGGTGAAATACTCGGTGCTCAGGCTGCGCAACCTGTCCGGGCGTGCGCGGCGACTGTCCGCCACCGGCTACGTGGAATGGGTGCTGGGTGATATCCGGTCCAGGTCGCGGATGCACGTGGTCAGCGAACTCGACGGCGACAGCGGGGCGTTGACCGCGCGCAATCCCTACAACTCCGAATGGGGTGGCCTGGTCGCCTTTTTCGACGTCGATGGCGGGGTGCGGTCGTTCACCGCCGATCGAAGTGAATTCATCGGCCGCAACGGCAGCCTGCGCAGCCCGGCGGCGATGCGACGCGTGACGCTGTCCGGGAAGCTCGGTGTGGGGATGGATCCCTGCGCTGCGATCCAGGTCCCGGTCGCACTGGCGCCCGGCGAGGCCTTCGAAACGGTGTTCCGGCTCGGCGCCGGCGCGGACCACCGGGCGGCGATGCAGCTGGCCAAGCGCATCCAGGGCAGCGGCCCTGCGCACGATGCGCTCGATGCCGTGCGCGTGCACTGGCGGCACACCTTGGGGGCGATCAGCGTCGAGACGCCGGAACCCGAGGTGGACACGCTGGTCAACGGCTGGCTTCCATACCAGGCGCTGGCCTGTCGCTACACCGCGCGCAGCGGCTATTACCAGTCCGGCGGCGCGTTCGGCTTCCGCGACCAGCTGCAGGACACCATGGCCACCGTGCACGCGGCACCGGCGCTGACCCGCGAGCACCTGCTGCTGAGCGCCGCCCATCAGTTCCCGCAGGGCGACGTGATGCACTGGTGGCACCCGCCGCAGGGGCGCGGCGTGCGCACGCGATGCTCTGACGATTACCTCTGGCTGCCACTGGCCGCCTGCCGCTACCTGCAGGTCACCGGCGACCACACCGTGCTGGACGAGCGCGTGCGCTTCGTCGAAGGCCGCTTGGTCAACGCCGACGAGGAATCGTATTACGACCTTCCGGCGATCTCGGGCCAGCAGCAGACCTTCTACGAACACTGCGTGCTCGCGCTCAGGCGCGGCATGGCCCTGCTGGGCGAGCGCGGCCTGCCGCTGATGGGCTCCGGCGACTGGAACGATGGCATGAACCGCGTCGGCGACGGCGGGCAGGGCGAGAGCGTGTGGCTCGGCTTCTTCCTGTTCGATGCGCTCGCGCAGTTCGCCGGCGTGGCGCGCGCGCGCGGTGACGCCGCCTTCGCCGACGATTGCGTGGCGGCATCGCAACGCCTGCGCGACAACCTGGAGCTGCACGCCTGGGATGGCGAGTGGTATCGCCGCGCGTGGTTCGACGACGGCACGCCGCTCGGCTCGGCACAGAGCGACGAGTGCAGGATCGATGCGGTGTCGCAGAGCTGGTCGGTGCTGTCGGGCGCGGCGCAGGCGGCGCGCACGCGCAAGGCGATGGACGCGCTGGACCGGCACCTGGTGCGGCGCGATGCCGGGCTGGTCCAGCTGCTCGATCCCCCGTTCGACAAGACCGGCAAGGATCCGGGTTACATCCGCGGCTACGTGCCCGGCGTGCGCGAAAACGGCGGCCAGTACACGCACGCCGCGGTCTGGGCGGCGATGGCGTTCGCCGAACTTGGCGACAGCGCGCGCGCCTGGGAACTGGCACGCATGATCAATCCCATCCACCACGCGCTGGATGCCGAAGCAGCCGCGCTCTACAAGGTGGAGCCCTACGTGCTGGCCGCCGATGTCTATGGCGTCGCGCCGCACACCGGCCGCGGTGGCTGGACCTGGTACACCGGGTCCGCGGGCTGGATGTACCGGCTGCTGGTGGAATCATTGCTCGGCCTGCGGCGCAGTGGAGACAGCATCCGGCTGGTCCCGTGCATCCCGGCCGACTGGCCCGGCTATCGCATCCAGTACCGCTACGGCGAGAGCAGGTATCTGATCGACGTGCGCCAGGTCGATGCGGAACCCGGGGCCGCAGCGCCCGGCCTGTGGCTGGATGGCGTGGCGCAGGACGGCCTGCGTTTCCCGCTGGTGGACGACCGGGCGACGCACCGCGTGGACGTGGTGTGGCTGCGTTCCGCCCCGCCATCCGCGGCGCCACCGGAGGTCCCGGCGGCGCAGTGA
- the htpG gene encoding molecular chaperone HtpG, producing the protein MTDTTETRPFEAEVAQVLHLVTHSLYSHKEVFLRELVSNASDACDKLRFEAIADPDLAAGDGELRIEVSVDRAARTITIADNGIGMGRDEVVANIGTIASSGTRRFLAAMAAEQKADARLIGQFGVGFYSAFVVADRVTVLTRRAGADAGEGVKWESTGQGEYTLDTVELPARGTRVVLHLKDGEDEFLDSWRIRSLIQRYSDHVAFPIRMPADKTGDDAETAEATWETVNSASALWTKPKAEISDEDYQGFYKSLGHDFNDALAWSHNRVEGNQSFTTLLYLPAQPPFDLMMGGRDERKGLKLYIKRVFVMDAAEELLPNYLRFVRGVVDADDLPLNVSRELLQHNRQFERIRASCVKRVLDLIEGLARTDAAKFETFIKAFGNTLKEGIAEDHENRERIAKLLRFASTRGEGAARSVALDDYVGRMAAGQDTIWYVTADSHAAAAGSPQLEAFNARDIEVLLMSDRIDEWMLGYLREYAGKTLQSVAKGELPLDDAARKQQEEAGKAAGPLVARIKALLGERVADVKVSARLTDSPSCLVLSDHEVAPHFARLLREAGQDVPESKPTLEVNPGHALLARLGAEADDGKAADLANLLLEQAEITAGAQLDDPAAFVQRMNRVLLGAPA; encoded by the coding sequence ATGACCGATACCACCGAAACCCGCCCGTTCGAAGCCGAAGTCGCCCAGGTCCTGCACCTGGTGACCCACTCGCTGTACTCGCACAAGGAAGTGTTCCTGCGCGAGCTGGTCTCCAACGCGTCGGATGCCTGCGACAAGCTGCGCTTCGAGGCGATCGCCGACCCGGACCTTGCCGCCGGCGACGGCGAGCTGCGCATCGAGGTGAGCGTTGACCGCGCGGCGCGCACCATCACCATCGCCGACAACGGCATCGGCATGGGCCGCGACGAGGTGGTCGCCAATATCGGCACCATCGCCAGCTCCGGCACGCGCCGGTTCCTGGCGGCGATGGCCGCCGAGCAGAAGGCCGACGCGCGCCTGATCGGCCAGTTCGGCGTGGGCTTCTACTCGGCGTTCGTGGTCGCCGACCGCGTCACCGTGCTGACCCGCCGCGCCGGCGCGGATGCGGGCGAAGGCGTGAAGTGGGAAAGCACCGGCCAGGGCGAGTACACGCTCGATACCGTGGAACTGCCGGCGCGTGGCACGCGCGTGGTGCTGCACCTGAAGGACGGCGAGGACGAGTTCCTCGACAGCTGGCGCATCCGCTCGCTGATCCAGCGCTACTCCGACCACGTCGCCTTCCCGATCCGCATGCCGGCGGACAAGACCGGCGACGACGCCGAGACAGCCGAAGCCACGTGGGAGACCGTCAACTCCGCGTCCGCGCTGTGGACCAAGCCCAAGGCGGAAATCAGCGATGAGGACTACCAGGGCTTCTACAAGTCGCTCGGCCACGACTTCAACGACGCGCTGGCGTGGAGCCACAACCGCGTCGAGGGCAACCAGAGCTTCACCACCCTGCTCTACCTGCCCGCGCAGCCGCCGTTCGACCTGATGATGGGCGGCCGCGACGAACGCAAGGGGCTGAAGCTCTACATCAAGCGCGTGTTCGTGATGGACGCCGCCGAAGAGCTGCTGCCGAACTACCTGCGCTTCGTGCGCGGCGTGGTCGACGCCGACGACCTGCCGCTCAATGTCAGCCGCGAGCTGCTGCAGCACAACCGCCAGTTCGAGCGCATCCGCGCCAGCTGCGTGAAGCGCGTGCTCGACCTGATCGAAGGCCTGGCGCGCACCGACGCGGCGAAGTTCGAGACCTTCATCAAGGCCTTCGGCAACACGCTCAAGGAAGGCATCGCCGAAGACCATGAAAACCGCGAGCGCATCGCGAAACTGCTGCGCTTCGCCTCGACCCGCGGCGAAGGCGCGGCGCGCAGCGTGGCGCTGGACGACTACGTCGGGCGCATGGCCGCGGGCCAGGACACCATCTGGTACGTCACCGCAGACAGCCACGCCGCCGCCGCGGGCAGCCCGCAGCTGGAGGCATTCAACGCACGCGACATCGAAGTGCTGCTGATGTCCGACCGCATCGACGAATGGATGCTCGGCTACCTGCGCGAATACGCCGGAAAGACGCTGCAGAGCGTCGCCAAGGGCGAACTGCCGCTGGACGACGCCGCCAGGAAGCAGCAGGAGGAAGCCGGCAAGGCCGCCGGTCCGCTGGTTGCGCGCATCAAGGCGCTGCTGGGCGAGCGCGTGGCCGACGTGAAGGTGTCCGCGCGCCTCACCGATTCGCCCTCATGCCTGGTGCTGTCGGATCACGAGGTGGCTCCGCATTTCGCGCGCCTGCTGCGCGAGGCGGGACAGGACGTTCCGGAGAGCAAGCCGACGCTCGAGGTGAATCCCGGACACGCGCTGCTCGCCCGCCTGGGAGCCGAGGCCGACGACGGCAAGGCCGCCGACCTCGCCAACCTGCTGCTCGAGCAGGCCGAGATCACCGCCGGCGCGCAGCTGGATGACCCGGCGGCGTTCGTGCAGCGGATGAACCGGGTGCTGCTGGGCGCGCCCGCCTGA
- a CDS encoding DnrO protein — translation MRHVLAAATLALALGLALTPAAAAAQDRHDGHAAHATQGRPAAHDAHAADAATDVPAGHVQWTPDAPLIEGMARVREAMTGLAHHEMGHLGESNVLVLAGDIDDAIEYMFANCKLDAEPDVALHGILARLMAGTQALRADPASAAPVADMRAAVADYARLFDDPEAAADDGGHGDDGLD, via the coding sequence ATGAGACACGTCCTTGCCGCCGCCACGTTGGCCCTCGCCCTGGGCCTGGCCCTGACTCCCGCCGCCGCCGCGGCGCAGGACCGCCACGATGGCCATGCGGCGCATGCCACGCAGGGCCGCCCCGCCGCGCACGATGCCCATGCGGCCGACGCAGCCACCGACGTCCCCGCCGGCCACGTGCAATGGACCCCGGACGCGCCGCTGATCGAAGGGATGGCACGCGTGCGCGAAGCGATGACCGGTCTCGCGCATCACGAAATGGGGCACCTGGGCGAATCCAACGTGCTCGTGCTGGCCGGCGACATCGATGACGCGATCGAATACATGTTCGCCAACTGCAAGCTGGACGCGGAGCCCGACGTTGCCCTGCACGGCATCCTGGCGCGGCTGATGGCGGGCACGCAGGCCCTGCGCGCCGACCCGGCCAGTGCCGCGCCGGTGGCCGACATGCGCGCCGCGGTGGCCGACTACGCCCGGCTGTTCGACGACCCGGAAGCCGCCGCCGACGACGGCGGGCACGGCGACGACGGCCTCGACTGA